From one Flavobacteriales bacterium genomic stretch:
- a CDS encoding polyprenol monophosphomannose synthase, translating into MPERLVIIPTYNERENIREVIAHVIGLQPAFDLLIVDDGSPDGTAELVKAAQGLHPGRIHLIERAGKQGLGTAYITGFKWALANGYGFIFEMDADFSHNPEDLVRLWRACADGGDMSVGSRYVKGGQVRDWSWDRIILSYCASLYVRAILWLGVRDTTAGFVCYTRRVLEALPLDEVRFIGYAFQIEMKYRTRRKGFRIVEVPITFIDRAKGTSKMNSSIFREAIIGVLQMRFGGWIK; encoded by the coding sequence TTGCCCGAGCGCCTCGTCATCATCCCCACCTACAACGAGCGCGAGAACATTCGCGAAGTCATCGCGCATGTGATCGGACTGCAACCTGCGTTCGACCTGCTCATCGTTGATGATGGCTCGCCAGACGGCACTGCTGAGCTGGTGAAAGCGGCCCAGGGCCTGCACCCGGGCCGCATCCATCTGATTGAACGAGCGGGCAAGCAAGGCCTGGGCACGGCGTACATCACCGGTTTCAAGTGGGCGCTGGCCAATGGCTACGGCTTCATCTTCGAGATGGACGCTGACTTCTCGCACAACCCCGAAGACCTGGTGCGGCTCTGGAGGGCCTGCGCCGATGGCGGCGATATGAGCGTAGGCTCCCGCTATGTGAAAGGCGGCCAGGTGCGTGATTGGAGCTGGGACCGCATCATCCTGAGCTACTGCGCATCGCTCTATGTGCGCGCCATCCTGTGGCTTGGCGTGCGCGACACCACGGCGGGCTTCGTGTGCTACACGCGTCGCGTGCTCGAAGCGCTGCCTTTGGATGAAGTGCGCTTCATAGGCTACGCCTTCCAGATCGAGATGAAGTACCGCACCCGGCGCAAGGGCTTCCGCATCGTTGAAGTGCCCATCACCTTCATCGACCGGGCCAAGGGCACCAGCAAGATGAACTCGAGCATCTTCCGCGAGGCCATCATCGGCGTGCTGCAGATGCGCTTCGGCGGATGGATCAAGTGA
- a CDS encoding gliding motility-associated C-terminal domain-containing protein, producing MPFAGTLKRIAAFVTMAMGFVAVRADHFSGANITYECNGGNSYTITLDLFLDCAGAPLTPHALSFTNNCGVNFTLNSIPLVQANEVSQLCGSQLLNSTCNGGTLPGVMHYQFQVTLNLSPCNSWNISWAICCRSATQNVLLTPGMYVNATLNNLGGLCDQSPQFGDMTIPYVCVGEPVSYNPQVTDADGNTLVYSFISARFGAPLPTNVTYQPGFTAAVPIPGITLDTNTGTINFTPTITGSYVIALQVASYNAMGQLIGTVMRDFLFIVIPCSDPPADNVGPTSITSGVITSSTSVEMCDGVPSCVDLTFTDVDPLAVVTLSSQITAQLPGATFIVNGTNPAVATLCWTPVLALSPVSVLVDVNDNACPLQNLSNYQLTINVVAAPPIPPNAGTSTIVASCPGTPPINLFAQLGGTPQAGGVWVGPGGAHSGTFNPATDAYGDYTYTVGNGCQNASATVTVNQSAAGSAGINGNITVCGNGASFSLIAQLGGTPAAGGAWSGPSPVVGGNFNPPTMNPGVYTYTVTNPAPCANSTATVTVAENPPPNAGTDGALTVCSNGAAQSLFAALGGAPQAGGTWAGPSPVVGGNYNPATMNPGAYVYTVNGVAPCTNATATITVTENAATNAGADGALTVCSNGAAQSLFAALGGTPQAGGAWAGPSPVVGGNNPDTMNPGAYVYTVNGVAPCTNATATITVTENAATNAGTDGALTVCSNGAAQSLFAALGGAPQAGGTWAGPSPVVGGNYNPATMNPGAYVYTVNGVAPCTNATATIARHRERSDQRRRRRRADRVQQWRGAIALRSAGRHTSSRRSMGWTISCCRWQLQPGHDEPRCLCVHRERRGALHERDGDDPPHRERSDQRRNRWRADRVQQWRRAIALRSAGRRTASRRNVGRTISCCRWQLQPGHDEPRCLVCTVNGVAPCTNATATITVTENAATNAGADGALTVCSNGAAQSLFAALGGTPQAGGAWAGPSPVVGGNYNPATMNPGAYVYTVNGVAPCTNATATITVTENAATNAGTDGALTVCSNGAAQSLFAALGGAPQAGGAWAGPSPVVGGNYNPATMNPGAYVYTVNGVAPCTNATATITVTENAATNAGADGALTVCSNGAAQSLFAALGGAPQAGGAWAGPSPVVGGNYNPATMNPGAYVYTVNGVAPCTNATATITVTENAATNAGADGALTVCSDGAAQSLFAALGGTPQAGGTWSGPSPVAGGNYDPATMNPGAYVYTVNGVAPCADASATVTVTENAATNAGADGALTVCSDGAAVNLFAQLGGAPQAGGTWSGPSPVAGGNYDPATMDPGAYVYTVNGVAPCADASATVTVTENSATNAGADGAITVCSDGAAVNLFAQLGGAPQAGGTWSGPSPVSGGSYDPATMDPGAYVYTVNGVAPCADASATVTVTENSATNAGADGAITVCSDGAAVNLFAQLGGAPQAGGTWSGPSPVAGGSYDPATMDPGAYVYTVNGVAPCADASATVTVTENSATNAGADGAITVCSDGAAVNLFAQLGGAPQAGGTWSGPSPVAGGSYDPATMDPGAYVYTVNGVAPCADASATITVTENSATNAGADGALTVCSDGAAQSLFAALGGAPQAGGSWSGPSPVAGGNYDPATMDPGAYVYTVNGVAPCADASATVTVTENSATNAGADGAITVCSDGAAVNLFAQLGGAPQAGGTWSGPSPVSGGSYDPATMDPGAYVYTVNGVAPCADASATVTVTENSATNAGADGAITVCSDGAAVNLFAQLGGAPQAGGTWSGPSPVAGGSYDPATMAPGAYVYTVTGVAPCADASATVTVTESASPDAGTDGAATLCANGAAIDLFALLGGTPDAGGTWSGPSPVAGGSYDPATMLAGSYTYAIAAVAPCVGSSATVTITENAPADAGSDGSVTVCDVGAAIDLFAQLGGAPQAGGTWSGPSPVAGGNYDPATMDPGAYVYTVNGVAPCADASATVTVTESASPDAGTDGAATLCANGAAIDLFALLGGTPDAGGTWSGPSPVAGGSYDPATMLAGSYTYAIAAVAPCVGSSATVTITENAPADAGSDGSVTVCDVGAAIDLFAQLGGAPQAGGTWSGPSPVAGGSYDPATMAPGAYVYTVTGVAPCADASATVTVTESASPDAGTDGSATLCANGAAIDLFALLGGTPDAGGTWSGPSPVAGGSYDPATMLAGSYTYAIAAVAPCVGSSATVTITENAPADAGSDGSVTVCDVGAAIDLFAQLGGAPQAGGTWSGPSPVAGGNYDPATMDPGAYVYTVNGVAPCTDASATVTVTESASPDAGTDGSATLCASGAAIDLFALLGGTPDAGGTWSGPSPVAGGSYDPATMLAGSYTYAIAAVAPCVGSSATVTITENAPADAGSDGSVTVCDVGAAIDLFAQLGGAPQAGGTWSGPSPVAGGSYDPATMAPGAYVYTVTGVAPCADASATVTVTESASPDAGTDGSATLCASGAAIDLFALLGGTPDAGGTWSGPSPVAGGSYDPATMLAGSYTYAIAAVAPCVGSSATVTITENAPADAGSDGSVTVCDVGAAIDLFAQLGGAPQAGGTWSGPSPVAGGNYDPATMDPGAYVYTVNGVAPCTDASATVTVTESASPDAGTDGSATLCASGAAIDLFALLGGTPDAGGTWSGPSPVAGGSYDPATMLAGSYTYAIAAVAPCVGASSVVSITEEAPGNAGMPASIDLCPGSAAVDLFNLLGGNPQAGGTWTHPNGITFDGTFDPAVDAPGNQTYTIAGAACPDATAAVTVNLLPGPNAGDDASIVVCNAQAAFNMLAQLGGSPDAGGEWTNALGAPVAPTFDPATDGSGIFTYTVVGTGSCPDDEAMLTISVIAAPLAGNGGSITLCESGAITSLFDGLSGTLDAGGSWTAPDGSPNGTTIDPSTALAGNYTYTVAGNAPCPSASSTVQVIINPVPVAGEDGTLSICSTAPVVNLITMLGGAPDPGGAWTGPGGAPFGGGFDPAIHQDGLYTYTVTGIAPCLSDDATVLVSVGIAGNAGMDGTVTLCSTDDPIDLFTILGGAPDAGGAWTGPDGSPATGNFDPGTGLSGSYTYMVTPAPPCPVVSATISALVIPPAVADFTVESDGECVPLEVSLSHGYTGTGTCTWLIGNAPAIVGCAPLTYTIDAPGSYDVTLIIDAGNGCGADTVTVEDAVSAYSQPIANFTMLPDVITTLQPVGFFSNTTIGANAYSWQINEEPISEELDLRYTFPAQIGDAFGVCLIAYASASCADTICRTIALADGMVLWVPNTFTPNNDNKNEGFVPITFGIDERFYRFEVYDRWGLRVFMSETPGEAWDGRMADGSDAPMDVYVWQVRVKDSYSGDRVERIGHVNLLR from the coding sequence ATGCCATTCGCCGGAACCCTGAAGCGCATTGCGGCCTTCGTCACTATGGCGATGGGATTCGTGGCTGTACGCGCCGATCATTTCAGCGGCGCGAACATCACCTATGAGTGCAATGGAGGGAATTCGTACACCATCACACTCGACCTATTCCTCGATTGCGCTGGTGCACCGCTCACTCCGCACGCGCTCAGCTTCACGAATAACTGCGGGGTCAACTTCACGCTGAACAGTATCCCGTTGGTGCAGGCCAACGAGGTTTCGCAGCTATGCGGATCGCAATTGCTTAACAGCACCTGCAACGGCGGTACGCTGCCCGGGGTCATGCACTACCAGTTCCAGGTCACACTGAATCTGTCGCCGTGCAACAGCTGGAACATCAGTTGGGCGATCTGCTGCCGGTCCGCCACCCAGAACGTGCTGCTCACGCCCGGCATGTACGTGAATGCCACGCTCAACAACCTGGGCGGGCTCTGCGACCAATCGCCGCAGTTCGGTGACATGACCATTCCTTACGTGTGCGTGGGCGAACCGGTCTCCTACAACCCGCAGGTCACCGATGCGGACGGCAACACGCTGGTTTACTCGTTCATCAGCGCGCGATTCGGCGCCCCTCTGCCCACCAACGTGACCTATCAGCCGGGCTTCACCGCGGCCGTGCCCATCCCGGGCATCACGCTCGACACCAACACGGGCACCATCAACTTCACGCCCACGATCACGGGCAGCTACGTCATCGCCTTGCAGGTCGCCTCCTACAATGCCATGGGACAGCTCATCGGCACGGTGATGCGCGACTTCCTATTCATCGTGATCCCCTGCTCCGATCCGCCTGCGGATAATGTTGGGCCCACCTCGATCACCAGCGGGGTAATCACCAGTTCCACTTCCGTGGAGATGTGCGACGGTGTGCCTTCGTGCGTTGACCTCACCTTCACGGATGTGGATCCATTGGCGGTGGTCACGCTCTCATCCCAGATCACTGCCCAGCTGCCGGGTGCAACTTTCATCGTCAACGGCACGAACCCGGCGGTGGCCACCTTGTGCTGGACACCCGTGCTCGCCCTCTCGCCTGTTTCCGTGCTGGTGGATGTGAACGACAATGCCTGTCCGCTGCAGAACCTTTCCAATTACCAGCTCACGATCAATGTGGTGGCAGCGCCGCCCATCCCGCCGAATGCTGGAACCTCGACAATTGTTGCCAGCTGCCCAGGCACACCGCCCATCAACCTATTCGCCCAACTTGGCGGCACCCCTCAAGCTGGTGGCGTATGGGTAGGTCCTGGCGGAGCGCATAGTGGCACCTTCAATCCAGCCACTGATGCTTATGGGGACTATACCTATACGGTGGGGAATGGCTGCCAGAACGCCTCGGCAACTGTAACGGTTAACCAAAGTGCGGCAGGCAGCGCGGGCATCAATGGGAACATCACCGTGTGCGGCAATGGCGCGTCGTTCTCGCTTATCGCGCAATTAGGCGGAACGCCCGCAGCGGGAGGTGCTTGGAGCGGTCCTTCACCGGTAGTGGGCGGCAATTTCAATCCGCCCACGATGAATCCAGGCGTTTACACCTACACGGTGACCAACCCCGCGCCTTGCGCGAATTCAACCGCCACCGTGACGGTTGCAGAGAACCCGCCGCCGAACGCCGGTACCGATGGCGCGCTGACCGTGTGCAGCAATGGCGCCGCGCAATCGCTCTTCGCAGCGCTGGGCGGCGCACCGCAAGCAGGCGGAACGTGGGCCGGACCATCTCCTGTTGTCGGTGGCAACTACAACCCGGCCACGATGAACCCCGGTGCCTATGTGTACACCGTGAACGGCGTGGCGCCTTGCACGAACGCGACGGCGACGATCACCGTCACCGAGAACGCAGCGACCAACGCCGGCGCCGACGGCGCGCTGACCGTGTGCAGCAATGGCGCGGCGCAATCGCTCTTCGCAGCGCTGGGCGGCACACCTCAAGCAGGCGGAGCATGGGCTGGACCATCTCCTGTTGTCGGTGGCAACAACCCGGACACGATGAACCCCGGTGCCTATGTGTACACCGTGAACGGCGTGGCGCCTTGCACGAACGCGACGGCGACGATCACCGTCACCGAGAACGCAGCGACCAACGCCGGAACCGATGGCGCGCTGACCGTGTGCAGCAATGGCGCCGCGCAATCGCTCTTCGCAGCGCTGGGCGGCGCACCGCAAGCAGGCGGAACGTGGGCCGGACCATCTCCTGTTGTCGGTGGCAACTACAACCCGGCCACGATGAACCCCGGTGCCTATGTGTACACCGTGAACGGCGTGGCGCCTTGCACGAACGCGACGGCGACGATCGCCCGTCACCGAGAACGCAGCGACCAACGCCGGCGCCGACGGCGCGCTGACCGTGTGCAGCAATGGCGCGGCGCAATCGCTCTTCGCAGCGCTGGGCGGCACACCTCAAGCAGGCGGAGCATGGGCTGGACCATCTCCTGTTGTCGGTGGCAACTACAACCCGGCCACGATGAACCCCGGTGCCTATGTGTACACCGTGAACGGCGTGGCGCCTTGCACGAACGCGACGGCGACGATCCCCCTCACCGAGAACGCAGCGACCAACGCCGGAACCGATGGCGCGCTGACCGTGTGCAGCAATGGCGCCGCGCAATCGCTCTTCGCAGCGCTGGGCGGCGCACCGCAAGCAGGCGGAACGTGGGCCGGACCATCTCCTGTTGTCGGTGGCAACTACAACCCGGCCACGATGAACCCCGGTGCCTAGTGTGCACCGTGAACGGCGTGGCGCCTTGCACGAACGCGACGGCGACGATCACCGTCACCGAGAACGCAGCGACCAACGCCGGCGCCGACGGCGCGCTGACCGTGTGCAGCAATGGCGCGGCGCAATCGCTCTTCGCAGCGCTGGGCGGCACACCTCAAGCAGGCGGAGCATGGGCTGGACCATCTCCTGTTGTCGGTGGCAACTACAACCCGGCCACGATGAACCCCGGTGCCTATGTGTACACCGTGAACGGCGTGGCGCCTTGCACGAACGCGACGGCGACGATCACCGTCACCGAGAACGCAGCGACCAACGCCGGAACCGATGGCGCGCTGACCGTGTGCAGCAATGGCGCGGCGCAATCGCTCTTCGCAGCGCTGGGCGGCGCACCTCAAGCAGGCGGAGCATGGGCTGGACCATCTCCTGTTGTCGGTGGCAACTACAACCCGGCCACGATGAACCCCGGTGCCTATGTGTACACCGTGAACGGCGTGGCGCCTTGCACGAACGCGACGGCGACGATCACCGTCACCGAGAACGCAGCGACCAACGCCGGCGCCGACGGCGCGCTGACCGTGTGCAGCAATGGCGCGGCGCAATCGCTCTTCGCAGCGCTGGGCGGCGCACCTCAAGCAGGCGGAGCATGGGCTGGACCATCTCCTGTTGTTGGTGGCAACTACAACCCGGCCACGATGAACCCCGGTGCCTATGTGTACACCGTGAACGGCGTGGCGCCTTGCACGAACGCGACGGCGACGATCACCGTCACGGAGAACGCCGCCACGAACGCGGGCGCCGACGGCGCGCTCACCGTGTGCAGCGACGGCGCCGCGCAATCGCTCTTCGCAGCGCTTGGCGGAACGCCACAGGCGGGCGGCACCTGGAGCGGTCCTTCACCAGTGGCCGGCGGCAACTACGACCCCGCCACGATGAACCCCGGTGCCTATGTGTACACGGTGAACGGCGTGGCGCCCTGCGCGGATGCATCAGCGACGGTCACCGTCACGGAGAACGCCGCCACGAACGCGGGCGCCGACGGCGCGCTCACCGTGTGCAGCGATGGGGCAGCGGTGAACCTGTTCGCTCAGCTCGGCGGCGCACCGCAGGCGGGCGGCACCTGGAGCGGCCCGTCACCGGTTGCCGGCGGGAACTATGATCCGGCGACGATGGATCCCGGCGCCTACGTGTACACGGTGAACGGAGTCGCACCCTGCGCGGATGCATCAGCGACGGTCACCGTCACCGAGAACTCCGCCACGAACGCAGGCGCTGACGGCGCGATCACCGTGTGCAGCGATGGGGCCGCGGTGAACCTGTTCGCTCAGCTCGGCGGCGCACCGCAAGCGGGCGGAACCTGGAGCGGCCCCTCGCCGGTGTCCGGCGGCAGCTACGACCCCGCCACGATGGATCCCGGCGCATACGTGTACACGGTGAACGGCGTGGCGCCCTGCGCGGATGCATCAGCGACGGTCACCGTCACCGAGAACTCCGCCACGAACGCAGGCGCTGACGGCGCGATCACCGTGTGCAGCGATGGGGCCGCGGTGAACCTGTTCGCTCAGCTCGGCGGCGCACCGCAAGCGGGCGGAACCTGGAGCGGCCCCTCGCCGGTGGCCGGCGGCAGCTACGACCCCGCCACGATGGATCCCGGCGCATACGTGTACACGGTGAACGGCGTCGCTCCTTGCGCGGACGCCTCCGCGACGGTCACCGTCACCGAGAACTCCGCCACGAACGCGGGCGCCGACGGCGCGATCACCGTGTGCAGCGATGGGGCCGCGGTGAACCTGTTCGCTCAGCTCGGCGGCGCACCGCAAGCGGGCGGAACCTGGAGCGGCCCGTCACCGGTGGCCGGCGGCAGCTACGACCCGGCGACGATGGATCCCGGCGCATACGTGTACACGGTGAACGGCGTCGCTCCCTGCGCGGATGCATCAGCGACGATCACCGTCACGGAGAACTCCGCCACGAACGCAGGCGCCGACGGCGCGCTCACCGTGTGCAGCGATGGTGCCGCGCAATCGCTCTTCGCAGCGCTCGGCGGAGCGCCACAGGCTGGCGGTTCATGGAGCGGCCCGTCACCGGTTGCCGGCGGGAACTATGATCCGGCGACGATGGATCCCGGCGCCTACGTGTACACGGTGAACGGAGTCGCACCCTGCGCGGATGCATCAGCGACGGTCACCGTCACCGAGAACTCCGCCACGAACGCAGGCGCTGACGGCGCGATCACCGTGTGCAGCGATGGGGCCGCGGTGAACCTGTTCGCTCAGCTCGGCGGCGCACCGCAAGCGGGCGGAACCTGGAGCGGCCCCTCGCCGGTGTCCGGCGGCAGCTACGACCCCGCCACGATGGATCCCGGCGCATACGTGTACACGGTGAACGGCGTGGCGCCCTGCGCGGATGCATCAGCGACGGTCACCGTCACCGAGAACTCCGCCACGAACGCAGGCGCTGACGGCGCGATCACCGTGTGCAGCGATGGGGCCGCGGTGAACCTGTTCGCTCAGCTCGGCGGCGCACCGCAGGCGGGCGGCACCTGGAGCGGCCCGTCACCGGTTGCCGGCGGCAGCTACGATCCGGCGACGATGGCCCCCGGCGCATACGTGTATACCGTGACCGGTGTCGCTCCTTGCGCGGACGCCTCCGCGACGGTCACCGTCACCGAGAGCGCATCGCCGGACGCGGGCACCGACGGCGCGGCCACGCTCTGCGCGAACGGCGCGGCGATCGACCTCTTCGCGCTGCTGGGCGGCACGCCTGATGCGGGCGGCACGTGGAGCGGCCCCTCGCCGGTGGCCGGCGGCAGCTACGATCCGGCGACGATGCTGGCCGGCAGCTACACGTATGCGATCGCGGCGGTGGCGCCTTGCGTGGGCAGCAGCGCCACGGTGACGATCACCGAGAACGCACCGGCCGATGCGGGCAGCGATGGCAGCGTTACCGTCTGTGATGTCGGGGCAGCGATCGACCTGTTCGCTCAGCTCGGCGGCGCACCGCAGGCGGGCGGCACCTGGAGCGGCCCGTCACCGGTGGCCGGCGGCAACTACGATCCGGCCACGATGGATCCCGGCGCCTACGTGTACACGGTGAACGGAGTCGCACCCTGCGCGGACGCCTCCGCGACGGTCACCGTCACCGAGAGCGCATCGCCGGACGCGGGCACCGACGGCGCGGCCACGCTCTGCGCGAACGGCGCGGCGATCGACCTCTTCGCGCTGCTGGGCGGCACGCCTGATGCGGGCGGCACGTGGAGCGGCCCCTCGCCGGTGGCCGGCGGCAGCTACGATCCGGCGACGATGCTGGCCGGCAGCTACACGTATGCGATCGCGGCGGTGGCGCCTTGCGTGGGCAGCAGCGCCACGGTGACGATCACCGAGAACGCACCGGCCGATGCGGGCAGCGATGGCAGCGTTACCGTCTGTGATGTCGGGGCAGCGATCGACCTGTTCGCTCAGCTCGGCGGCGCACCGCAGGCGGGCGGCACCTGGAGCGGCCCGTCACCGGTTGCCGGCGGCAGCTACGATCCGGCGACGATGGCCCCCGGCGCATACGTGTATACCGTGACCGGTGTCGCTCCTTGCGCGGACGCCTCCGCGACGGTCACCGTCACCGAGAGCGCATCGCCGGACGCGGGCACCGACGGCTCGGCCACGCTCTGCGCGAACGGCGCGGCGATCGACCTCTTCGCGCTGCTGGGCGGCACGCCTGATGCGGGCGGCACGTGGAGCGGCCCCTCGCCGGTGGCCGGCGGCAGCTACGATCCGGCGACGATGCTGGCCGGCAGCTACACGTATGCGATCGCGGCGGTGGCGCCTTGCGTGGGCAGCAGCGCCACGGTGACGATCACCGAGAACGCACCGGCCGATGCGGGCAGCGATGGCAGCGTTACCGTCTGTGATGTCGGGGCAGCGATCGACCTGTTCGCTCAGCTCGGCGGCGCACCGCAGGCGGGCGGCACCTGGAGCGGCCCGTCACCGGTTGCCGGCGGGAACTATGATCCGGCGACGATGGATCCCGGCGCCTACGTGTACACGGTGAACGGAGTCGCACCCTGCACGGACGCCTCCGCGACGGTCACCGTCACCGAGAGCGCATCGCCGGACGCGGGCACCGACGGCTCGGCCACGCTCTGCGCGAGCGGCGCGGCGATCGACCTCTTCGCGCTGCTGGGCGGCACGCCTGATGCGGGCGGCACGTGGAGCGGCCCCTCGCCGGTGGCCGGCGGCAGCTACGATCCGGCGACGATGCTGGCCGGCAGCTACACGTATGCGATCGCGGCGGTGGCGCCTTGCGTGGGCAGCAGCGCCACGGTGACGATCACCGAGAACGCACCGGCCGATGCGGGCAGCGATGGCAGCGTTACCGTCTGTGATGTCGGGGCAGCGATCGACCTGTTCGCTCAGCTCGGCGGCGCACCGCAGGCGGGCGGCACCTGGAGCGGCCCGTCACCGGTTGCCGGCGGCAGCTACGATCCGGCGACGATGGCCCCCGGCGCATACGTGTATACCGTGACCGGTGTCGCTCCTTGCGCGGACGCCTCCGCGACGGTCACCGTCACCGAGAGCGCATCGCCGGACGCGGGCACCGACGGCTCGGCCACGCTCTGCGCGAGCGGCGCGGCGATCGACCTCTTCGCGCTGCTGGGCGGCACGCCTGATGCGGGCGGCACGTGGAGCGGCCCCTCGCCGGTGGCCGGCGGCAGCTACGATCCGGCGACGATGCTGGCCGGCAGCTACACGTATGCGATCGCGGCGGTGGCGCCTTGCGTGGGCAGCAGCGCCACGGTGACGATCACCGAGAACGCACCGGCCGATGCGGGCAGCGATGGCAGCGTTACCGTCTGTGATGTCGGGGCAGCGATCGACCTGTTCGCTCAGCTCGGCGGCGCACCGCAGGCGGGCGGCACCTGGAGCGGCCCGTCACCGGTTGCCGGCGGGAACTATGATCCGGCGACGATGGATCCCGGCGCCTACGTGTACACGGTGAACGGAGTCGCACCCTGCACGGACGCCTCCGCGACGGTCACCGTCACCGAGAGCGCATCGCCGGACGCGGGCACCGACGGCTCGGCCACGCTCTGCGCGAGCGGCGCGGCGATCGACCTCTTCGCGCTGCTGGGCGGCACGCCTGATGCGGGCGGCACGTGGAGCGGCCCCTCGCCGGTGGCCGGCGGCAGCTACGATCCGGCGACGATGCTGGCCGGCAGCTACACGTATGCGATCGCAGCGGTGGCGCCTTGCGTGGGGGCCAGTTCCGTAGTGAGCATCACCGAGGAGGCTCCGGGGAATGCAGGAATGCCGGCTTCGATTGACTTGTGCCCTGGCAGTGCGGCAGTGGATCTCTTCAACCTGCTCGGTGGGAACCCGCAAGCTGGCGGCACATGGACGCATCCGAACGGAATCACGTTTGATGGCACCTTCGACCCAGCCGTGGACGCGCCCGGTAATCAAACCTATACCATCGCGGGCGCGGCTTGTCCAGATGCTACTGCGGCAGTGACCGTGAACCTTTTGCCTGGGCCCAATGCTGGCGACGATGCGAGCATCGTGGTGTGCAACGCGCAGGCAGCCTTCAACATGCTTGCTCAGCTCGGTGGCTCACCCGATGCAGGTGGTGAATGGACCAATGCCCTTGGCGCTCCCGTTGCGCCGACCTTCGATCCGGCCACTGACGGATCCGGCATCTTCACCTATACGGTCGTTGGCACAGGCAGCTGTCCGGACGATGAAGCCATGCTTACGATCTCAGTGATTGCGGCGCCCCTCGCAGGTAATGGTGGGTCAATCACCCTTTGCGAGAGCGGCGCCATCACTTCCTTGTTTGATGGTCTCAGTGGCACCCTGGATGCCGGGGGAAGCTGGACGGCCCCAGACGGAAGCCCGAATGGGACCACCATCGACCCATCGACCGCGTTGGCCGGCAATTACACCTACACCGTTGCAGGCAACGCGCCTTGCCCTTCGGCCAGCAGTACCGTGCAGGTCATCATCAATCCGGTTCCTGTTGCCGGAGAGGATGGCACCTTGAGCATCTGCAGCACCGCGCCGGTGGTGAACCTGATCACGATGCTCGGTGGCGCACCTGATCCCGGCGGTGCATGGACCGGTCCCGGTGGCGCCCCCTTCGGCGGCGGATTCGATCCAGCCATCCATCAGGATGGGTTGTACACCTACACCGTTACCGGCATTGCGCCGTGCTTGAGCGACGACGCAACGGTGCTGGTGTCCGTAGGCATTGCGGGCAATGCAGGCATGGATGGCACTGTAACGCTTTGCTCAACCGATGATCCGATAGACCTGTTCACGATTCTGGGAGGCGCTCCGGATGCAGGTGGTGCATGGACCGGCCCTGACGGAAGCCCGGCAACGGGCAATTTCGACCCGGGCACGGGCCTCAGCGGCTCATACACCTACATGGTGACCCCGGCGCCGCCATGCCCGGTGGTCAGCGCGACGATCAGCGCTCTGGTAATCCCGCCCGCAGTAGCCGACTTCACTGTAGAAAGCGATGGTGAATGCGTTCCATTGGAAGTGAGCCTCTCGCACGGCTATACGGGCACCGGCACCTGCACGTGGCTCATCGGCAATGCGCCGGCCATCGTGGGGTGCGCGCCGCTCACCTACACGATCGATGCGCCCGGCAGCTACGATGTGACCTTGATCATCGATGCCGGCAATGGTTGCGGAGCGGATACCGTGACGGTGGAAGATGCGGTGAGCGCCTACTCACAGCCGATCGCCAACTTCACCATGCTGCCTGATGTGATCACCACCCTGCAGCCGGTCGGCTTCTTCAGCAATACGACCATAGGCGCCAACGCCTATTCTTGGCAGATCAATGAAGAGCCTATATCCGAAGAGCTTGACCTGCGCTACACCTTCCCCGCACAGATCGGCGATGCATTCGGCGTCTGCTTGATCGCTTATGCGAGCGCGTCGTGCGCTGATACGATCTGCCGCACCATCGCCCTCGCCGATGGCATGGTGCTCTGGGTCCCGAACACCTTCACCCCGAACAACGACAACAAGAACGAGGGCTTCGTGCCGATCACCTTCGGCATCGATGAGCGATTCTACCGTTTCGAGGTGTACGACCGATGGGGCTTGCGGGTGTTCATGAGCGAGACACCGGGCGAGGCTTGGGATGGCCGCATGGCCGACGGGTCCGATGCCCCCATGGACGTGTATGTCTGGCAGGTGCGCGTGAAGGATTCATACAGCGGCGATCGGGTGGAGCGCATCGGGCATGTGAACCTGCTGCGCTGA